CGCCGAAGAGCAGGAACTACGCGGCTACGCCGAGACGATCGCCGACTCCGGCGTCGACGTGCTGTTCACGACCGACGACGTCGACGACCGTGTCGCCGCCTACCTCGCCAAGGAAGGCGTCCTCACCTTCGCGGACCTCGGCAACAAGGACGCCCGCAAGATCGCTTCGGCGACCGGCGCCAGCCGCGTCGGCGCACTCGCCGACCTCGAGGCCGAGGACTTCGGCCACGCCGACCGCATCCGCACCGAGACGTTCGGCGGCGACGACCTCGCGTTCGTCGAGGGCGGCGCCGCGGCAGAGGCCGTCACCGTCTTCGTCCGTGGTGGCACCGCACACGTCGTCAGCGAACTCGAGCGCGCCATCGGCGACGCCTTAGACGTCGTCGCGACGGCGCTCGAGTCCGGCGAGGTTGTCCCTGGCGCGGGCGCGACCGAGATCGCCATCGCCGACGAGATCCGCTCGGCGGCCGCCGGCATCGAGGGCCGCAAACAGCTCGCCGTCAACGCCTTCGCCGACGCGCTGGACGTCGTTCCGCGCACGCTCGCGGGCAACACCGGCCAGGACCCCATCGACGCGCTCGTGGACCTTCGTGCCGCCCACGAAGCCGAGGGTCGCGCCGGGCTGATCACCCAGGGCGAGGACGTTACGATCGACGACCCCGTCGAGTACGGCGTCGTCGACCCCGCGGACGTCAAGCGCGAGGCCGTCGAGAGCGCCACCGAGGCCGCGACGATGATCGTCCGCATCGACGACGTCATCGCCGCCGAGTAACGCCCGCCCGAGTCCGTTCACCGCCGTTTTTTCGTCGGGTTCGTCAGTCTGTTCCGTCGCGCCGACCCGTATCGGCTGTTACTGTTATGTGCTATCACGGAACATTTCCAGGTGCTATGGCCACTGACGGGCCGACTGGAGGCGGACGACGCGTCGACGACGCTGCCGGGCGGCCAGTGTACTACGACGACTGCGCGGGGACCTACCACTCGTGGGTCGACGACGCTGTGTGCGAACCGGTGAGTACGACACTGCTACTCGTGGTCTCGTCGATTCAGGGGGTTGATCCGCTCGAGCTCGACGACCTCACGGCCGCCGTCGATCCCGACGCGTTAGAGTCGCTCTTCGATCACTGGCAGGCCGGGACCGAATCCGGCGCAACGGTGTCGTTCACCTTCGCCCAGTGTACCGTGACCGTCCACGATACCGGCGAGCTCGTCGTCGAACCGGTCGAGCGATCGTCCGGAGACGACCACGCGGCGCCGACCTGACGCGGTACGGTCACAGCGGAGTGAGGTCGGACCTCACTCGCAGCGCCCGTCGTCACCGAACTCGAGCACGACCGCGTCGCCGGCCTCCAGGCCGAACGCCGCCTCGCCCCGTCCCTGATTGACGTCGAGTTCGACGTTGCCGTGACTGCCCACGGTCGCCAGCCGCTCGCTGGGCTCGACGGCGGCGAACGTCTCGCCGACCGGGACGCACTCGCCGTTGGCGACGACGACCTCTCGCCCCTCGAGGTAGGTGCCGGAAACGTTCGTGATCACGTTACCGAAGCCGTCGACGACCAGCACTTCGCCGACTGCGCGCTCGCCGTCGACCGTCGCCTCGGGGAGCTCGAGGTCGACCCAGTCGTCGGTCAGAGAGAGGTACGGGAGCGTCTCGAGGGAGTCGACACCGGTTTCGTGAACGTCGGCGGCCGCGGGGGCGAAGACGTCTCGGCCGTGGAAGGTGGTGCTCTTTTGCCCACGCGAGCGGCCAGTCCGCTCGGGACGGAGGTCGTCGTGGTCGTCGTCGACGAGGAACGCCTCAAGCGGGGCGTCGACGGCGAGTTCTCGGGCTACCGGGAACAGCACGCCGTTGTCCGGTCCGACGAGGGCGTGGTTGCCGGCCCGGACGACGAGCGCGTTTCGGTCGGTGCCGACGCCGGGATCGACGACGACGAGGTGGACCGCTGGCGGGAAGTACGGCAACAGCTCGCGGAGCCAGAACGCCGCGGCACGGATATCGCCGCGGGGGAGGTCGTGCGCGACGTCGACCAGGCGGGCGTCGGTTCGTCGGAGGATGACGCCGCGCATGGCGGCCGGATAGGGGGTGCCGAAGTCCGAGGCGAGCGTGAGCATCTCACCGGTCGTTCGCGTCGTACTGGCCGTTCGAGTCGCTCTCGCTCACCATCTGGATGCGTTCGATGCCGCCGATCTCGTCGACGACCTCGACGACGGCCTCGGGGACGAGTCGCTGCCAGTCCTCGTCGCGGATCATTCGCTCGCGGACCTCGGTCCCCTCGAGCACCTCGCGGTTGAACATCGGCGACTGGCGGACTGGAACGCCGGCCTCGCGAAAGAGCTGGATGACGAGCGGGTTGTTCGAGTAGGCGACGTCGAAGTCGGGGCTCATGCTCTGGACGTGACTCACCCACACCGAGTTGCGCTCTAAGTCCTCGATCGGGACGGCGTAGGTGACGAGGTCGAAGTCGACGAGTGCTTTCGTGATCATCATGATCCGTTCGCCAGCGGTGAACGGGTTTTTCACCGAGTGTGAGTCGCCGGCGCTTCCGATCCCGAGGACGAGTTCGTCGACGTCCTCGGCGATCCGTTCGACCATGCTGTGGTGGCCGTTGTGGTACGGCTGGAAGCGACCGATGTAAAAGCCCCGGCTCATGCTCGTATCTTGCCGTTCTGCCCCTTAAGACTGGCGAGGTCGGCTGGCGGCCGGAATTGCCGAATTCACAGGATCTGACGCTCGAGCCGACGGCCTGGCGTCGGTCGTGAGGGAGAAAGTATATCAATCGCAGTCCCTTCGGTTCGAGTACTGAACACAGTTCTATGAGTAACGACACGAACGTTAACGACCCTCCCGAAGACTCGAGCCAGGATGCTCCCGACGAGGAGCAGACGGAGCGAGCGGGAGACGCCCGGTCGGTCCTCGAGGAGGACGGCCGGGACGACGTCGTCGATCGCCCCAGCGAGTCCCTCGACGATCCCGATGAGTGGGACGAGGACGGGCGCGACGACGACTTCGAGAGCGGCGTTGACGAGGAGGAAGACGACATCGAGACCGTCGAGGACCTCGGGAGCGAGGTCGAGGTCGATCCCGGCGTCGAGATCGACGAGGAGGCCGCCGAGGATGATCTCGTCGGTGGGCTCAAGATCGACTCGACCGAGGACATCGAGGTCCCCGATCGGCTCGTCGACCAGGTGATCGGACAGGACGAGGCACGGGACATCATCATCAAGGCTGCAAAACAGCGCCGCCACGTGATGATGATCGGCTCGCCCGGGACGGGTAAGTCGATGCTGGCGAAGGCGATGAGCCAGCTCCTGCCGAAAGAGGACCTCCAGGACGTCCTCGTCTACCACAACCCCGACGACGGCAACGCGCCGAAAGTCCGGACGGTTCCCGCCGGCAAGGGCGAACAGATTATCGAAGCGCACAAAGAAGAGGCCAGAAAGCGCAACCAGATGCGATCGATTCTGATGTGGATCATCATCGCGATCGTCATCGTCTACTCGATTCTCGTCGGCACCATCCTTCTGGGTATCATCGCGGCGGGTGTCATCTGGCTCATCTTCCGGTACACCTCTCGCGGCACCGACGCGATGGTGCCGAACATGATCGTCAACAACGGCGATCAGCGCACCGCGCCGTTCGAGGACGCCACCGGCGCCCACGCGGGTGCACTGCTCGGCGACGTCCGCCACGACCCGTTCCAGTCCGGCGGTATGGAGACGCCGAGTCACGACCGCGTCGAACCCGGCTCGATCCACAAGTCCAACAAGGGCGTGCTGTTCGTCGACGAGATCAACACGCTCGACGTCCGCACCCAGCAGAAGCTGATGACGGCGATCCAGGAGGGCGAGTTCGCCATCACGGGCCAGTCAGAGCGCTCCTCGGGTGCGATGGTCCAGACCGAGCCCGTCCCCTGTGACTTCATCATGATCGCTGCAGGGAACTTAGACGCGATGGAGAACATGCACCCCGCGCTGCGCTCGCGGATCAAGGGCTACGGCTACGAGGTGTACATGGAGGACACCATCGAGGACACCCCCGAGATGCGCCGCAAGTACGCCCGCTTTATCGCCCAGGAAGTCGAGCGAGACGGTCGCCTGCCCCACTTCACGCGCGAGGCAGTCGAGGAGGTACTTCTCGAGGCCAAACGCCGTGCCGGCCGAAAAGAGCACCTCACGCTCCACTTCCGCAACCTCGGCGGACTCGTCCGCGTCGCGGGTGACATCGCCCGCGCGGAAGACGCCGAGTTCACGACTCGCGACCACGTCCTGCAGGCGAAAAACCGCTCGCGCTCGATAGAACAGCAACTCGCCGACGACTACATCGAACGGCGCAAGGACTACGAGCTGCAGGTCACCGAAGACGGCGTCGAGGGCCGCGTCAACGGCCTCGCCGTCATGGGAGAGGACTCCGGTATTATGCTCCCGGTGATGGCCGAAATCGCGCCAGCCCAGGGTGGCGGAAAAGTGATCGCCACCGGGCAGCTCAAGGAGATGGCCGAGGAGTCGGTCCAGAACGTCTCGGCGATCATCAAGAAATTCTCCGACGTCGACCTCTCGGAGAAGGACGTTCACATCCAGTTCGTCCAGGCCGGCCAGCAAGGTGTCGACGGCGACTCCGCCTCGATCACCGTCGCAACGGCGGTCATTTCGGCACTCGAGGACATCCCGGTCGATCAGTCGATCGCGATGACCGGCTCGCTGTCGGTCCGCGGGGACGTCCTCCCCGTCGGCGGCGTCACCCACAAGATCGAAGCGGCCGCGAAAGCCGGCTGTGAGAAGGTCATCATCCCGAAGACCAACGAACAGGACGTGATGATCGAAGACGAGTACGACGAAATGATCGAGATCATCCCGGTCTCGAACATCAGCGAAGTGCTCGAGGTCGCCCTGATCGGCGAGCCCGAGAAGGACTCGCTGCTCGCCCGGCTCAAGCAGATCACCGGATCGGCGTTCGACCAGCAGGTCGCCAGCGGAACCGGTGGCCAGAGCCCGAGCCCACAGTAAATGCCGCAGTGGGGGACGTTCGCCGGACTGACGGGCGTCGTCCTCGCACTCCTTCTGGCGCTGTCGTATCTCACCCAGACCGCCTTCGACGCCGACCGATCGACTGTCGAGCACGCGGACGAGTCGCCAGGACACGACGGCGTCGGTTCGCCCCTCGAGGACGGCACCGACGCCCCACTTCATCCCGGCTGCGGACCGGTGGAAGATCGAGCCGACTCGAGCGACCGTGAGCCGGCTGTGGACCCGAGCTCCGAACTCGAGACGCCCGTCGAACCGACCGGCGGAGACGAACGCGAGCGGGCCCCGGCTGAACCCGGGCCACCGGAATCGCTGTCGACTGGCGAGTTACTCGCGAACGTCGCGATCTCCCAGGGGCTCTTCGCGGGGCTGCTGCTCGGCGCGATCGTCTACACGGGAATTCCGGCCGCAGCGCTCGGGATCGCGTTCACGCGCGAGTACCTCGTCGCCGGCCTCGTCGTCGGTACCGTCCTCGGCCTCGTCCTCTACGTCGCGAACGAACTCGGTTCGGCGAGCGCGAAGCGACTCGGATTCGACCCCGACGAGACGCTGCGGGAGCTGCTCGCGCCCGAGTCGGCCGGCGGCTGGCTCGTCCTCTTGCTCGTCGTCTTGCCGATCATCGCGGTCTTCGAGGAACTGCTCTTCCGGGCGGCGCTGATCGGCGCGCTCTCGGTGGGCTTCGACCTCTCGCCGTGGCTGCTCGCAGTCGGCTCCTCGATCGCCTTCGGCGTCGGCCACGGGATGCAGGGACGGGTCGGGATCGTCGTCACCGGGACGCTCGGGTTCGCCCTCGCGGCGGCGTTCATTCTCACCGAGAGCTTGCTGGTCGTGATCGTCGCTCACTACCTGATCAACGCCCTCGAGTTCGTCGTCCACGAGGGGCTCGGCCTCGAGTGGACGGAAACCCTCAGAAGCGATAGTGGTCGTTGAAACGAGCGACACCCGATCACAACCGACCGGTCAGCCTTCGCAACGAGGCCGAGGCTGGCCGCGGACGTTCGTGATCGGGTGTGCACTGACGTTTAACGACTATTATAAGGGAGACGACCCCGTCGTCGGTGACATGAGTGGTCTCGAGGAACTTCCGGAGTCGGTCCACCGGATGTTGCTGTTCGCGGTCGTACTGTACTTCGGCCTGGTTATCTACGGTGGCGTCGCCGGCAACCCACTGGCGCTGTTCGCCTCGCAGGTGCTGTTCGGCCTCATCGCGATCGGCCTCGGTGGACTCCTGGTCCGGCAGGCGGACGGCGAACGGTCGCCGATCCTCGCCGCGGGCGTCAGCCTCGCCATCGGCGGGGCCGCCCAGCTGGCGTGGTTCGTTTTCCCCAACCGGATACTCAACGACATCGCCTCTATTGGCGTCATCGTCGGCATCGTCCTCTACGTCTACGCCGTCTGGGTCGCCGATTGATACTATAGTACTCGTTGAAACGATTTATACCCGGTCACAGCCGAGCGGCAGCCTCGGCCTCGTCGGCGAGGCTGCCCGCCAACGGTCGTGACCGGGTGTGCAACGACTTTCAACGGTTACTATAGCGGGTGAACATCCGCGGATTTTCATCCCCGGTATGATCAGCGGGATCTGATGTGTGTCGTCGATACCATTAAGTGAGACGGTACTGCTGTTCGACGCCGGTCACACGACCCCGGAAGTGACGATCATGATGAGAAATCCCACAACAAAGAGGACAACACCGACGGCGCCGTTCCAGCTGACTGTTCGGGTCAGTGTCTCACCATACGTTGAAGCGCTAAAGATCGCAGTCGCGTCGACGGTTCGTTCCGATCCGGAACCGGTAACTCGGCCGAGAACGCCGACCGTGTCTCCCGGTTGTAGACAGTGTTCGGTGTACCTGCTGTGCCGTTCGTCGATCGGGTTGGCACGTCCGTAGCGGAGTCGGTGGGCCATCGACACCGACTCCTGAGCATCCGATTGTGCACATGTCGGGAGCGTAAGTCGTGAATCGGTTGGATCGATCGCGATCGTTCCAGTGTCGTCTTCGAGCAGAAACTGCTGGTGGTCGGTCGACCGATCGTCGACGGTCCAGAACGTATGGGCATCCGTTTCGGCCCGGAGGTTCGTCTCGAGTCGAGCATCGTAGGCTACACATGGCGTGTTACTGTACGGCGTTTGCAAAAGCGACCCGGCAGTGCCGGCGACAGTCCCAGTCAGTGTGACGATATCACCGTCGAAGCTATCCCGGACTGTCGATGCGGTACCAGCAGTGAACTGTCGGTACTCGCCGTATCTCCCGGCGGCGATCCCGGCGAGTGTGCCGCCAGCGATCAGCAAGACGAGACCGACTTCGTATGCGGTGATCCCATACCGCTCGATCGCCGGTGAGCCGCCGGCGACCGTCAGGCCGATCGCACTCGCGCAGATGATCACCACACCGGCCAGCGTCGTTCGGTTGAGTCCGTGTCGGTGGGCCACGAGACGGAGTGTGGTTACGGTTCCAGTTCTGACGACAACCGCGTAAAGTAGTAGTACAAAAACCGAGACGAGAAGACTAAATTCGAGAACTGCACCGATCATTAGTCAAATGTTATTTAGCCCATGGATAATAGTGTTGGTTCCGACGAATGTCGTTTCTGTCGGCCGGTTCGACAGGCGATAGCAGCTGTCAGCGATCGGAACCGACCGCACCTGTCGCTCTTCGATCGAAAGTAGGTGAGAGGAGTGACTCTAACGACTCAACTCGACGCCGCCTAGCGATTAAACAGCGCCGATCAGAGCCCCTCGAGCGAGCGGAGCTTCTGTTCGACCGCGGGCGGCGCCGCGCTGGGTCCGTCGCGGACGCGGTGGTCGGGGATGAGCAGCGGGGTGGGGTTCTCGTCGAGCGCCGTCCGAACGAGGATCAGGTCGTCGTCGTCCTCCGGATCGAGTTCGGGCGTCATTCGGGCGAGCGCCGTCACGCTCACCTGCTCGCCGTAGGGAATCGACCGAACCGCCTCGAGGACCGCCCGCTGGTCGGTCGGGACGGTGAGCGCGATCTGCACGTCCTCGAAGTCGACCTCGGTCACGCCCTCGAGATACTCGAAGATACGATCGAGAAGGGGGTGATCGTTCGCCGCGTCGGCCTCGGCGTGTTCGGGAAACGAGACGGAAAGGACGCGCCCGCTCGCGATGCCGAGCTGAACGAATCGCTCGAGGTACGTCGATTCCCTCGCGTAGATCCCTGCTTCCGATGCCGCTTCCATGTCCGGCCGGAGGGTCGGCGGCGACTTGAACGTTCGCCAGTTCGCGCGCCGATGGCGCAAGGTTTTTGTACATATGAGTACGTCGATGTACAACAATGAACTCAGATGGTGCGGTCGCGCCTGCGGTGGCGTCGATCCTCGAGGCCGCCCGGAAGCGAGCGGGAGGTGAGCGCGTCTCCGTCGACGCCCGACCGGTTCGGGAGGTGCTCGCCGCCGCGGCCGACGACGGCCGCGCGCCGGTGATCGCGGAGGTAAAGCCGACGAGCCCGACGACCGACGGGACGCGTCAGGACGATCCGGTCGACCTCGCCCGGGCGATGGTCGCAGGCGGCGCAACCGCCATCTCCGTCCTCACCGAGCCGACGCACTTCGGCGGCTCGCCGGAGGCGCTGACCCGCGTGCGCGAGGCGGTCGACGTTCCCGTCCTTCGCAAGGACTTCGTCCTGCGCGAGGAACACCTGGACGTCGTCGAGGCCGACCTGCTGCTCCTGATCGTCGCCTTCGTCGAGGACGAACTCGAGTCGCTGCTCGAGGCCGCCCGCGAGCGTGGATTCCAGCCGCTCGTGGAGGTCCACGATGTCGACGAACTCGAGACGGCGCTCGAGGCGGGCGCGGAGCTCGTCGGGGTGAACAACCGGGATCTGACGAGACTCGAGGTCGACCTCGACACCTTCGAGCGGGTGGCCCCCCACGTCCCCGACGACGTGACGCTGCTCGCCGAGAGCGGCATCTCGACGCCCGAGGACGTCCGGCGGATGCGCGAGGCGGGCGCCGACGGCCTGCTGGTCGGGAGCGCGATCATGGACCACGGCGGCGAGGGCGACGTCGAGGCGAACACGCGGCGGCTGGTCGAGGCCGTTGCAACGGCGAGCGACGACACACGGGTGACGGAGAACACATGAGCGAGAGCACGTTCGGCAACTACGGCGGACAGTACGTACCGGAAGCGCTGATGCCGGCCGTCCAGGAGCTCGAGGACGCCTACGAGCGGTACGTCCTCGGAAACGAGGACGGCTTCATGGACGAGTTCCGCGAACGGATGCGCGAGTTTGGCGGGCGGCCGACGCCGCTCCAGCGCGCGGACCGACTGAGCGAGCGCTACGGCCGGGAGATCTACCTCAAGCGCGAGGACCTCGTCCACGGCGGCGCACACAAACTGAACAACGCGCTCGGCCAGGTCCTGCTCGCGAAGTACATGGGCAAAGAGCGGATCATCGCCGAGACCGGTGCGGGCCAGCACGGGACGGCGACCGCGATGGCCGCCGCCCACCTCGAGATGCCCTGTGAGATCTACATGGGCCGCACCGACGTCAACCGCCAGCGGCCGAACGTCTACCGAATGCGGATGAACGGCGCCGCGGTCAACCCCGTCGACGCGGGTCGGGGCACGTTGAAAGAGGCGATCAACGAGACGATGCGCGACTGGGCGACGACCGTCGAGACGACCCACTACGTCATCGGGAGCGTCGTCGGCCCCCACCCGTTCCCGACGCTGGTCCGGGACTTCCAGGCCGTCATCGGCGAGGAAGCCCGCGAGCAGGTGCAAGCGCAGGCGGGTCGGCTGCCCGACAGCGTCGTCGCCTGCGCCGGTGGCGGCTCGAACACGATGGGGGCGTTCCACGCGTTCGTCGACGATGTGGAGAGCGCGGAGCCATGCTCCGCGGATGACTCGAGCGGGCAGGGCCCGCGAGAGCACGTGGCGCTCTACGCCGTCGAGGCCGGCGGCTCGAGCCTCGAGATCGACGAAGAGGCGGGTCTCGCGCCAAACTCGGCGACGCTCTCGACGGGTACCGACGGCGTCCTCCACGGCGCGATGACGAAGCTGCTCCAGAGCAACGAGGGCCAGATCATGGAGTCACACAGCGTGAGCGCCGGCCTCGACTACGCGGGCGTCGGCCCCGAACTCTCCCACCTCGTCGAGTCCGGCCGCGTCACGCCCGTCAGCGTCGACGACGACGCCGCGCTGAACGCCTTCCACCGGCTCTCGCGGCTCGAGGGGATCATCCCGGCGCTCGAGTCGAGCCACGCGCTCGGCTTCCTTGAGGAACGGCACGAGGAGCTTGGCGACCTGGTCGTCGTCAACGTCTCCGGCCGGGGCGACAAGGACCTCGAGACCGTCCTCGAGGAGACCGAGAAACGCGACCTCGAGGCCGCGCCGGACGTGGAGGTGTTCGACCAATGACCCGTGAGAGCGAGATCGAGCGGGCGATCCGAAAGAACCACCCTGCGCTCATCACCTACCTCACCGCGGGCGACCCCTCGCTCGAGGACACCAAAGCGTACGTCGAGGCGCTCGATCGTGGCGGGGCGGACCTGATCGAACTCGGCCTGCCCTTCTCCGAACCGATCGCGGAGGGGCCGACGATCCAGGCGGCGATCAACCGCGCGCTCGAGGCCGGGACGACGCCGGAGGGCGTTTTCGAGCTGGTCGAGGACCTCGACGTCGAGGCGCCGCTGCTGGTGATGACGTACTACAATATGATCCTCCAGTATGGGACGGGTGCGGACCCGGATCCGTTCGTCGAACGGGCCGCCGAGGCCGGCCTCGCGGGGCTCATCATCCCGGATCTTCCCGCCGAGGAGTCGGGACCGCTGCGCGCGGCCTGTGACACCCACGGCCTCGACCTCGTGTTCATCGTCGCGCCGACGACCGACGGCGAGCGCCTCGAGACGATCATGTCCCAGGCCTCCGGCTTCGTCTACGTCCAGGCGCGACTCGGCACGACCGGCGCGCGCGCGGACGTCTCGACGGCGACCCACGACAGCCTCGAGCGCCTCGCCGAGTACGACGAGGTGCCCAAGGCGGTCGGCTTCGGCGTCAGCGAGGGCGACCACGCCGCCGAAATCGTCCAGGCGGGCGCCGACGGCGTCATCGTCGGCAGCGCCCTGATCGACCTGATCGCCGAGGGCGACGAGCCGGCGGCCGCCCTCGAGGCGAAAGCGCGCGAACTCAAACGCGGCGCCGACCGTGGGACAACGATGCCCGAACCAGAACAGCCTTAACTGGAAGCTTGCTACCCTCTCTCATCATGAACGCAGGACTCGACGCACGACTCGACCGGATCGGAACCGACGGAAAGTACCTCATCGTCCCGATGGACCACGGCATCACGCTCGGAGCAGTCACGGGACTGCGCGACATCGAATCGACGATCGACGCGGTGACACGCGGCGGCGCGGACGCCGTACTGACACAGAAAGGAATCGCCCCGCGCGTCCACCCGAACAAGAACGAGAAGGGCTACATCGTCCACCTCAACGCCTCGACCTCGATCGGCCCGGACTCGAACGACAAGCGCATGACCGGCACGGTCGAGGAGGCCATCCAGGTCGGCGCCGACGCCGTCTCCTTTCACATCAACGTCGGCTCGAACTACGAACCCGAACAGCTCACCTGGCTCTCCGAGATTACCGCCGACGCCGCCCGGTACGGCATCCCCGTCCTCGCGATGGCCTACGCCCGTGGCCCCGACGTCGAGGGTGACGACCCCGAGGCGCTCGGTCACGCCGTCCGTCTCGCCGAGGAAGTCGGCGCCCACGTCGTCAAGACCGGCTACAGCGGCGACGCCGAGAGCTTCGAGTACGTCGTCGACTCCACCCGTCTGCCGGTCGTGATCGCCGGCGGCTCCCGGGGCACCGACCGCGAGACGATCGAGATGGTCCGCGGCGCGATGGACGCCGGCGGCGCGGGCGTCTCGATGGGACGGTCGATCTTCCAGCACGAAGAGCCCGAAGCGATCGCCCGCGCCGTT
This portion of the Natronobeatus ordinarius genome encodes:
- a CDS encoding HalOD1 output domain-containing protein; translation: MATDGPTGGGRRVDDAAGRPVYYDDCAGTYHSWVDDAVCEPVSTTLLLVVSSIQGVDPLELDDLTAAVDPDALESLFDHWQAGTESGATVSFTFAQCTVTVHDTGELVVEPVERSSGDDHAAPT
- a CDS encoding SAM hydrolase/SAM-dependent halogenase family protein translates to MLTLASDFGTPYPAAMRGVILRRTDARLVDVAHDLPRGDIRAAAFWLRELLPYFPPAVHLVVVDPGVGTDRNALVVRAGNHALVGPDNGVLFPVARELAVDAPLEAFLVDDDHDDLRPERTGRSRGQKSTTFHGRDVFAPAAADVHETGVDSLETLPYLSLTDDWVDLELPEATVDGERAVGEVLVVDGFGNVITNVSGTYLEGREVVVANGECVPVGETFAAVEPSERLATVGSHGNVELDVNQGRGEAAFGLEAGDAVVLEFGDDGRCE
- a CDS encoding nicotinamide-nucleotide adenylyltransferase, yielding MSRGFYIGRFQPYHNGHHSMVERIAEDVDELVLGIGSAGDSHSVKNPFTAGERIMMITKALVDFDLVTYAVPIEDLERNSVWVSHVQSMSPDFDVAYSNNPLVIQLFREAGVPVRQSPMFNREVLEGTEVRERMIRDEDWQRLVPEAVVEVVDEIGGIERIQMVSESDSNGQYDANDR
- the lonB gene encoding ATP-dependent protease LonB gives rise to the protein MSNDTNVNDPPEDSSQDAPDEEQTERAGDARSVLEEDGRDDVVDRPSESLDDPDEWDEDGRDDDFESGVDEEEDDIETVEDLGSEVEVDPGVEIDEEAAEDDLVGGLKIDSTEDIEVPDRLVDQVIGQDEARDIIIKAAKQRRHVMMIGSPGTGKSMLAKAMSQLLPKEDLQDVLVYHNPDDGNAPKVRTVPAGKGEQIIEAHKEEARKRNQMRSILMWIIIAIVIVYSILVGTILLGIIAAGVIWLIFRYTSRGTDAMVPNMIVNNGDQRTAPFEDATGAHAGALLGDVRHDPFQSGGMETPSHDRVEPGSIHKSNKGVLFVDEINTLDVRTQQKLMTAIQEGEFAITGQSERSSGAMVQTEPVPCDFIMIAAGNLDAMENMHPALRSRIKGYGYEVYMEDTIEDTPEMRRKYARFIAQEVERDGRLPHFTREAVEEVLLEAKRRAGRKEHLTLHFRNLGGLVRVAGDIARAEDAEFTTRDHVLQAKNRSRSIEQQLADDYIERRKDYELQVTEDGVEGRVNGLAVMGEDSGIMLPVMAEIAPAQGGGKVIATGQLKEMAEESVQNVSAIIKKFSDVDLSEKDVHIQFVQAGQQGVDGDSASITVATAVISALEDIPVDQSIAMTGSLSVRGDVLPVGGVTHKIEAAAKAGCEKVIIPKTNEQDVMIEDEYDEMIEIIPVSNISEVLEVALIGEPEKDSLLARLKQITGSAFDQQVASGTGGQSPSPQ
- a CDS encoding CPBP family intramembrane glutamic endopeptidase, encoding MPQWGTFAGLTGVVLALLLALSYLTQTAFDADRSTVEHADESPGHDGVGSPLEDGTDAPLHPGCGPVEDRADSSDREPAVDPSSELETPVEPTGGDERERAPAEPGPPESLSTGELLANVAISQGLFAGLLLGAIVYTGIPAAALGIAFTREYLVAGLVVGTVLGLVLYVANELGSASAKRLGFDPDETLRELLAPESAGGWLVLLLVVLPIIAVFEELLFRAALIGALSVGFDLSPWLLAVGSSIAFGVGHGMQGRVGIVVTGTLGFALAAAFILTESLLVVIVAHYLINALEFVVHEGLGLEWTETLRSDSGR
- a CDS encoding MGMT family protein, which gives rise to MEAASEAGIYARESTYLERFVQLGIASGRVLSVSFPEHAEADAANDHPLLDRIFEYLEGVTEVDFEDVQIALTVPTDQRAVLEAVRSIPYGEQVSVTALARMTPELDPEDDDDLILVRTALDENPTPLLIPDHRVRDGPSAAPPAVEQKLRSLEGL
- the trpC gene encoding indole-3-glycerol phosphate synthase — encoded protein: MNSDGAVAPAVASILEAARKRAGGERVSVDARPVREVLAAAADDGRAPVIAEVKPTSPTTDGTRQDDPVDLARAMVAGGATAISVLTEPTHFGGSPEALTRVREAVDVPVLRKDFVLREEHLDVVEADLLLLIVAFVEDELESLLEAARERGFQPLVEVHDVDELETALEAGAELVGVNNRDLTRLEVDLDTFERVAPHVPDDVTLLAESGISTPEDVRRMREAGADGLLVGSAIMDHGGEGDVEANTRRLVEAVATASDDTRVTENT
- the trpB gene encoding tryptophan synthase subunit beta, which gives rise to MSESTFGNYGGQYVPEALMPAVQELEDAYERYVLGNEDGFMDEFRERMREFGGRPTPLQRADRLSERYGREIYLKREDLVHGGAHKLNNALGQVLLAKYMGKERIIAETGAGQHGTATAMAAAHLEMPCEIYMGRTDVNRQRPNVYRMRMNGAAVNPVDAGRGTLKEAINETMRDWATTVETTHYVIGSVVGPHPFPTLVRDFQAVIGEEAREQVQAQAGRLPDSVVACAGGGSNTMGAFHAFVDDVESAEPCSADDSSGQGPREHVALYAVEAGGSSLEIDEEAGLAPNSATLSTGTDGVLHGAMTKLLQSNEGQIMESHSVSAGLDYAGVGPELSHLVESGRVTPVSVDDDAALNAFHRLSRLEGIIPALESSHALGFLEERHEELGDLVVVNVSGRGDKDLETVLEETEKRDLEAAPDVEVFDQ
- the trpA gene encoding tryptophan synthase subunit alpha, which gives rise to MTRESEIERAIRKNHPALITYLTAGDPSLEDTKAYVEALDRGGADLIELGLPFSEPIAEGPTIQAAINRALEAGTTPEGVFELVEDLDVEAPLLVMTYYNMILQYGTGADPDPFVERAAEAGLAGLIIPDLPAEESGPLRAACDTHGLDLVFIVAPTTDGERLETIMSQASGFVYVQARLGTTGARADVSTATHDSLERLAEYDEVPKAVGFGVSEGDHAAEIVQAGADGVIVGSALIDLIAEGDEPAAALEAKARELKRGADRGTTMPEPEQP
- a CDS encoding 2-amino-3,7-dideoxy-D-threo-hept-6-ulosonate synthase → MNAGLDARLDRIGTDGKYLIVPMDHGITLGAVTGLRDIESTIDAVTRGGADAVLTQKGIAPRVHPNKNEKGYIVHLNASTSIGPDSNDKRMTGTVEEAIQVGADAVSFHINVGSNYEPEQLTWLSEITADAARYGIPVLAMAYARGPDVEGDDPEALGHAVRLAEEVGAHVVKTGYSGDAESFEYVVDSTRLPVVIAGGSRGTDRETIEMVRGAMDAGGAGVSMGRSIFQHEEPEAIARAVSGVVHDDLETDEALAEAGLALEA